A single window of Polaribacter sp. SA4-10 DNA harbors:
- a CDS encoding RNA polymerase sigma factor, whose product MTNPLSSNFSDTASIELVQKSLAGDKKALNQLIKIHEPFIYNVAWKYTNNPEEAKDLTQEVLIKVVTKLSTFKGKSAFKTWVYRIVVNQFLQTKRKPMEDRWESFDAFSSELNSIPSPEVSAEEEIEHELRTKTARTRCMSGMLMCLTREQRLIYILGDVFNIDHNIGAEVFGLSKQNYRVKLSRTRKEFHAFMNQQCGLVNTENPCRCSKKAKAMEAAGKMKINEKIFDPKYSSTIAIYSEGIADEVADIVDKKYIDFFQKHPTKEDFDTDTVINEIVNDKDLHKYFE is encoded by the coding sequence ATGACAAACCCACTTTCGTCAAACTTTTCAGACACCGCTAGCATTGAGTTGGTTCAAAAATCCTTAGCAGGAGATAAAAAGGCTCTCAACCAGCTGATTAAAATACATGAACCATTTATCTATAATGTTGCTTGGAAATACACCAACAATCCTGAAGAGGCCAAAGACTTAACACAAGAAGTGTTAATTAAGGTAGTTACCAAGCTTTCTACTTTCAAAGGAAAGAGTGCTTTTAAAACTTGGGTGTATCGAATTGTAGTTAATCAATTTTTACAAACCAAAAGAAAGCCCATGGAAGATCGATGGGAAAGTTTTGATGCTTTTTCCAGTGAACTAAACTCCATCCCAAGTCCAGAAGTATCCGCTGAAGAAGAAATAGAACACGAATTAAGGACAAAAACAGCGCGTACCAGGTGTATGTCTGGAATGTTAATGTGTTTAACTCGCGAACAACGATTAATATACATTCTTGGTGATGTTTTTAATATAGATCACAACATAGGTGCCGAGGTATTTGGGCTTTCAAAACAAAACTATCGTGTAAAGTTATCGCGCACCAGAAAAGAGTTTCATGCATTTATGAACCAGCAATGTGGGTTGGTAAATACAGAAAACCCGTGTAGGTGTTCTAAGAAAGCAAAAGCAATGGAGGCTGCAGGTAAAATGAAGATAAATGAAAAAATTTTTGACCCTAAATACAGTTCCACTATTGCCATTTATTCAGAAGGTATTGCAGATGAAGTAGCCGATATTGTAGATAAAAAATACATCGATTTTTTTCAAAAACATCCTACCAAAGAAGATTTTGATACCGATACTGTCATAAATGAAATTGTAAACGATAAGGACTTACACAAGTACTTCGAATAA
- the rny gene encoding ribonuclease Y, producing MDGMILPIIMGVLIGIAIGFIVAKAMEKAKGKKLLNVTRKEAATIIKEAKIDADSIKKEKILQAKEKFIELKSEHEKVILGREKKISDVEKRIRDRESQVASEVDKNKKLNKSVEQKEKDYIFKLDFLEKKEGDLDVMHKRHVDMLEQISGLSADEAKKELVTSLKDEAKSEAMAFIQTSIEEAKLSAEQEARKVVLGTIQRVGVEQAVENCVSVFNLESDDVKGRIIGREGRNIRALEAATGVEIIVDDTPEAIILSCFDPVRREIARLAMHKLVTDGRIHPARIEEVVLKTEKQITQEIIEVGKRTVIDLGIHGLHPELIKTVGRMKYRSSYGQNLLQHSREVANLCGIMAAEMGLNAKMAKRAGLLHDIGKVPDTESELPHALLGMQWAEKYGEKPEVCNAIGAHHDEIEMKSMISPIVQVCDAISGARPGARRQVLDSYIQRLKDLEEIAFGFTGVQKAYAIQAGRELRVMVESGKVNDTKAAELSFSISQKIQNDMTYPGQVKVTVIRETRAVNVAK from the coding sequence ATGGATGGAATGATACTTCCCATTATTATGGGAGTTTTAATAGGTATTGCAATTGGTTTTATTGTTGCAAAAGCTATGGAAAAAGCAAAAGGAAAGAAACTTCTTAACGTTACTAGAAAGGAAGCCGCTACTATTATAAAAGAAGCAAAGATTGATGCCGATTCTATTAAAAAAGAGAAAATACTACAAGCTAAAGAAAAATTTATTGAATTAAAATCTGAGCACGAAAAAGTAATTTTAGGAAGAGAAAAAAAGATTTCTGATGTAGAAAAAAGAATTAGAGATAGAGAGTCTCAAGTTGCATCTGAAGTTGATAAAAATAAAAAACTTAATAAATCTGTTGAGCAAAAAGAAAAAGATTACATTTTTAAATTAGACTTTTTAGAGAAAAAAGAAGGTGACTTAGATGTAATGCACAAGCGTCATGTAGATATGTTAGAGCAAATTTCTGGTTTATCTGCAGATGAAGCTAAAAAAGAATTAGTTACTTCTTTAAAAGATGAGGCTAAATCAGAAGCAATGGCATTTATTCAAACTTCTATTGAAGAGGCAAAACTTTCTGCAGAACAAGAAGCAAGAAAAGTAGTTTTAGGTACAATTCAAAGAGTTGGAGTAGAGCAAGCAGTAGAAAACTGTGTTTCTGTTTTTAACTTAGAATCTGATGATGTAAAAGGTAGAATTATTGGTAGAGAAGGAAGAAATATTAGAGCTTTAGAAGCTGCAACAGGTGTAGAGATTATTGTAGACGATACTCCAGAAGCAATTATTCTTTCTTGTTTTGATCCTGTCCGTAGAGAAATTGCACGTTTAGCAATGCATAAATTAGTTACTGATGGAAGAATTCACCCAGCAAGAATTGAAGAGGTGGTTCTAAAAACAGAAAAACAAATTACCCAAGAAATTATTGAAGTTGGTAAAAGAACTGTTATTGATTTAGGAATTCATGGATTACACCCAGAATTAATAAAAACAGTAGGGAGAATGAAGTATCGTTCTTCTTATGGTCAAAATTTATTACAACACTCGCGTGAAGTTGCTAACTTATGTGGAATAATGGCTGCAGAAATGGGCTTAAATGCTAAGATGGCAAAACGAGCAGGTTTATTACATGATATTGGTAAAGTGCCAGATACAGAGAGCGAACTTCCTCATGCACTTTTAGGAATGCAATGGGCAGAAAAATATGGTGAAAAACCAGAAGTATGTAATGCTATTGGAGCTCACCATGATGAAATAGAAATGAAGAGTATGATTTCTCCAATTGTTCAAGTTTGTGATGCAATTTCAGGAGCAAGACCAGGAGCAAGACGTCAAGTATTAGATTCATATATACAACGATTAAAAGATTTAGAAGAAATAGCTTTTGGTTTTACAGGTGTTCAAAAGGCCTATGCAATTCAAGCAGGACGTGAATTACGTGTAATGGTAGAAAGTGGAAAAGTAAACGATACAAAGGCAGCGGAATTATCATTTAGTATTTCTCAAAAAATTCAAAATGACATGACCTATCCAGGTCAGGTAAAGGTTACTGTAATTAGAGAAACTAGAGCCGTAAATGTTGCAAAGTAA
- a CDS encoding cell division protein ZapA, with amino-acid sequence MGKLKINVVIAGRTYPLSVNNTQEEEGMRKAANAINKLISMYEQNYAVSDKQDVLAMCALQFASKMEIASIEKDSTSTEAIEKIKELTKLVNSHLE; translated from the coding sequence GTGGGAAAATTAAAAATTAATGTTGTTATAGCAGGTAGAACGTATCCTTTAAGTGTAAATAATACACAAGAAGAAGAAGGTATGCGTAAAGCAGCAAACGCTATAAATAAATTAATTTCTATGTATGAGCAAAATTATGCAGTTAGTGATAAACAAGATGTTTTAGCTATGTGTGCATTACAGTTTGCATCAAAAATGGAAATAGCATCAATTGAAAAAGATTCTACTAGTACAGAAGCAATAGAAAAAATAAAAGAGTTAACTAAATTGGTGAACTCTCATTTAGAATAA
- a CDS encoding M23 family metallopeptidase, with amino-acid sequence MLLFVTFINFSQKKYPKKYFRNPLNIPIVLAGTFGELRNNHFHSGVDIKTQNKEGLNVYAAADGYISRIKVSQYGFGKAIYITHPNGFTTVYAHLSKYADKIEKYVKTIQYKKEKYETGNIYLKNDKFPLKKGEIIAFSGDTGGSGAPHLHYEFRNTKTEKIINPLYFGLLPEDTKLPTFKSLIAYPLNTDSRINQQKNRTSIPFKNSGNGNYVADKISASGVVGFGVHVFDKLDKATNKNGIFSLEMLVNGKRFYYHDAETFSFSKSKFINLHIDYEYYKKYKSRIQKTYKVTKNKLSIYENLVNNGKLTIKNGLNYSVKIIAKDFKGNTSTIKIPIVGKESNALFSQTKDTTAYKIIAKNFNKFQKENVTIAFPKNTFYNDVFLDFKVENGIAEIHKPTIPLDKNFTLTFNVSKYSEAEKQQLYIANVAYPKYPYYKNTRKKDSTFYTTTKTLGKYALVSDKEKPKIKLLYIKDNQWISKFKTLKVEISDIGSGIKNYSATIDGKWILMEYNHKKRVLTYKFSDKKLVGSKHIFKIVVSDNVGNTKELSTSFYKKQAN; translated from the coding sequence ATGTTACTTTTTGTAACATTTATAAATTTTTCACAAAAAAAGTACCCAAAAAAATATTTTAGAAATCCTTTAAATATACCCATTGTTTTAGCCGGCACTTTTGGCGAATTAAGAAACAACCACTTTCATTCTGGTGTAGATATTAAAACCCAAAACAAAGAAGGTTTAAATGTGTATGCTGCTGCAGATGGTTATATTTCTAGAATTAAAGTTTCTCAGTATGGTTTTGGTAAAGCGATTTACATTACGCACCCAAATGGTTTTACAACTGTATATGCGCATTTAAGTAAATATGCTGATAAAATTGAAAAATATGTAAAAACGATTCAATATAAAAAAGAGAAGTACGAAACAGGAAATATTTATTTAAAAAATGATAAATTTCCTCTAAAAAAAGGAGAAATTATTGCTTTTTCTGGTGATACTGGAGGTTCTGGAGCACCACATTTACATTATGAATTTAGAAATACAAAAACAGAAAAAATTATTAATCCTTTGTATTTTGGATTGCTTCCTGAGGACACAAAATTACCAACTTTTAAATCATTAATAGCCTACCCTTTAAATACTGATTCTAGAATAAATCAACAAAAAAACAGAACGTCTATCCCATTTAAAAATAGTGGAAATGGAAACTATGTAGCAGACAAAATTTCTGCAAGTGGAGTTGTTGGTTTTGGGGTACATGTCTTTGATAAACTTGATAAAGCAACTAATAAAAATGGAATTTTTAGTTTAGAAATGTTAGTAAATGGTAAGCGTTTTTATTATCATGATGCAGAAACTTTTTCATTTTCTAAAAGTAAATTTATTAATTTACATATTGATTATGAGTATTATAAAAAATATAAAAGTAGAATTCAAAAGACTTATAAAGTAACAAAAAATAAGCTTTCTATTTATGAAAACCTTGTTAATAACGGAAAGTTAACTATTAAAAATGGTTTAAATTATTCTGTAAAAATTATTGCAAAAGATTTTAAAGGAAATACAAGCACTATTAAAATACCTATTGTAGGTAAAGAAAGTAATGCGTTATTTTCTCAAACAAAGGATACTACAGCTTATAAAATAATTGCTAAAAACTTTAATAAATTTCAAAAAGAAAATGTAACAATTGCTTTTCCTAAAAACACCTTTTATAACGATGTGTTTTTAGATTTTAAAGTAGAAAATGGAATTGCAGAAATTCACAAACCAACGATTCCTTTAGATAAAAACTTTACACTAACTTTTAATGTTTCTAAATATTCTGAAGCAGAAAAGCAACAATTATATATTGCCAATGTAGCGTATCCCAAATATCCATATTATAAAAATACAAGGAAAAAAGACAGTACTTTTTATACAACTACAAAGACGTTGGGTAAATACGCTTTAGTTTCCGATAAAGAAAAACCTAAAATTAAATTACTATATATAAAAGACAATCAATGGATTTCAAAATTCAAAACTTTAAAAGTTGAGATTTCTGATATTGGCTCTGGAATAAAAAATTATAGCGCAACAATTGATGGAAAATGGATTTTAATGGAATACAATCATAAAAAAAGAGTACTTACTTATAAATTTAGTGATAAAAAATTGGTGGGTAGCAAACATATCTTTAAAATTGTAGTCTCGGACAATGTTGGAAATACCAAAGAGCTTTCTACTTCGTTCTATAAAAAACAAGCAAACTAA
- a CDS encoding TonB-dependent receptor: MKNIVFFLFLIPSLLVAQKTTILKGTVKNNKKEPIINVSIKYNNKGIATDKNGNYQIRIPVNEEITLTFSHVSYRSFIKKITAKSRNAIRYSPILYLNTEKLDEIIIKDNNKQAEGIIKIDSKKVNNLIGANAGVENVLMTLPGVSNNNELSTQYNVRGGNFDENLVYVNGIEIYRPFLIRSGQQEGLSFINPSMVQNINFSAGGFQAKYGDKLSSVLDITYRKPKELGVAVDFSLLGGSATFENQFLDKKLSAITGIRYRDNSLFVNSKQIETNFKPKFTDVQTFISYEASDFLTFNFLGNFSLNNYNYTPISRRTRFGTIAAPLELNVFYNGQEEDNYLTLFGALSTNYKANEYLTFTGTVSRYNTQEEEHFDIAASYNLGEVDTNVGSESFGDVEFSQGIGSQLNHARNDLDALITNVQLKGAHKKDRKQWDFGVKYQKEDIRDRIREWEVIDSLGFSIRPPNHVGNNQPYTPFEGAITPYQNIRADNNVEINRLSGFVQYSERLFWNDNEIWYNFGVRAHNWTVKSEGETSKSQLTISPRAQFAIKPNWQKDMLFRVSGGWYSQPPSYRELKDYDGNINIDVKAQQSIHLVAGMDYSFDMWGRPFKLTTELYHKDLSNVNAYTIDNVRIRYRADNLTTAYANGVDVRLNGEFVPGSESWVSLGYLKTEENIDNRGTISRPSDQRIKFGILFQDYVPNLPNLKAYLNLVYNSGVPGGSPSYADVYQFQGRLRDYKRADLGISYVFTDANRQYKTGFLSKFKELTAGLELFNMFDIQNSITNTWVRDVYSKTQFGIPNYMTGRVLNIKVGIKF, from the coding sequence GTGAAAAATATAGTATTCTTTTTGTTTCTAATCCCAAGTCTTCTTGTTGCTCAAAAAACGACAATATTAAAAGGAACAGTAAAAAACAATAAAAAAGAGCCAATAATAAATGTATCTATTAAATATAATAATAAAGGTATAGCTACAGATAAAAACGGTAATTATCAAATTAGAATTCCTGTTAACGAAGAAATTACCTTAACATTTAGTCATGTTTCTTACAGGTCTTTTATAAAAAAAATTACCGCTAAAAGTAGAAATGCAATTAGATATTCTCCTATTTTATATTTAAATACAGAAAAACTAGATGAAATTATTATCAAAGACAATAACAAACAAGCAGAAGGAATTATAAAAATTGATTCAAAAAAAGTTAATAATTTAATTGGTGCAAATGCAGGAGTAGAAAATGTTTTAATGACATTGCCCGGTGTAAGTAATAATAATGAGTTAAGTACGCAGTACAATGTACGTGGTGGTAATTTTGATGAAAACCTTGTTTATGTAAACGGTATTGAAATCTATAGACCTTTTTTAATTAGATCTGGGCAACAAGAAGGTTTGAGTTTTATCAATCCTAGTATGGTTCAAAATATTAATTTTTCTGCAGGTGGATTTCAAGCAAAATATGGTGATAAACTTTCTTCTGTTTTAGATATTACGTATAGAAAACCTAAGGAATTAGGTGTTGCCGTAGATTTTAGTTTACTAGGAGGAAGTGCAACTTTTGAAAATCAATTTTTAGATAAAAAATTAAGTGCAATTACAGGAATAAGATATAGAGATAACAGTCTTTTTGTGAACAGCAAACAGATAGAAACTAATTTTAAACCAAAATTTACAGATGTTCAAACCTTTATATCTTATGAAGCATCAGACTTTCTAACTTTTAATTTTTTAGGAAATTTCTCATTAAACAACTACAACTACACTCCTATTTCTAGAAGAACTCGTTTTGGAACTATTGCAGCTCCTTTAGAATTAAATGTTTTTTATAACGGACAAGAAGAAGATAATTATTTAACGTTATTTGGAGCATTATCTACTAACTATAAAGCAAATGAATATTTAACTTTTACAGGAACTGTTTCTAGATATAATACACAAGAAGAAGAACATTTTGATATTGCTGCTTCCTATAATTTAGGTGAAGTTGATACGAATGTTGGTTCAGAAAGTTTTGGTGATGTTGAGTTTTCACAAGGAATTGGGTCTCAATTAAATCATGCAAGAAATGATTTAGATGCTTTAATAACAAACGTGCAACTAAAAGGAGCACATAAAAAAGATAGAAAACAATGGGATTTTGGTGTAAAATATCAAAAAGAAGATATAAGAGATAGAATAAGAGAATGGGAAGTTATAGATTCTCTTGGCTTTTCTATTAGACCTCCAAATCATGTTGGAAATAACCAACCTTATACACCTTTTGAAGGCGCAATTACTCCGTATCAAAATATAAGAGCAGATAATAATGTTGAAATAAATCGTCTTTCAGGATTTGTTCAATATTCTGAACGTCTTTTTTGGAATGACAATGAAATTTGGTATAACTTTGGAGTAAGAGCTCATAATTGGACAGTAAAATCTGAAGGAGAAACCTCTAAAAGTCAATTAACAATAAGTCCAAGAGCACAATTTGCAATCAAACCAAATTGGCAAAAAGACATGTTATTTAGAGTTTCTGGCGGTTGGTATTCTCAACCTCCATCTTATAGAGAATTAAAAGATTATGATGGAAATATTAATATAGATGTAAAAGCGCAACAATCTATTCACCTTGTTGCAGGAATGGATTATAGTTTTGATATGTGGGGAAGACCCTTTAAATTGACTACAGAACTTTATCACAAAGATTTATCTAATGTAAATGCTTATACAATAGATAATGTTAGAATTAGATACAGAGCAGATAATTTAACTACTGCTTATGCTAATGGAGTTGATGTTCGTTTAAATGGAGAGTTTGTTCCTGGTAGTGAAAGTTGGGTAAGTTTAGGGTATTTAAAAACTGAAGAAAACATAGATAACAGAGGTACTATTTCTAGACCTTCTGATCAACGCATTAAATTTGGAATTCTTTTTCAAGATTATGTTCCTAATTTACCAAATTTAAAAGCCTATTTAAATCTAGTTTATAATTCTGGTGTTCCTGGAGGTTCTCCTTCTTATGCAGATGTATATCAATTTCAAGGAAGGTTAAGAGATTACAAGCGTGCAGACTTAGGTATATCTTATGTTTTTACGGATGCGAATAGACAATATAAAACTGGTTTTTTATCAAAATTTAAAGAATTAACTGCTGGTTTAGAGTTGTTTAACATGTTTGATATCCAAAATTCAATTACCAATACTTGGGTAAGAGATGTGTATTCTAAAACGCAATTTGGAATACCTAATTACATGACAGGTAGAGTTTTAAACATTAAAGTTGGCATAAAGTTTTAG